The following are encoded together in the Pieris napi chromosome 17, ilPieNapi1.2, whole genome shotgun sequence genome:
- the LOC125058020 gene encoding glutaminyl-peptide cyclotransferase-like isoform X1, with the protein MAKAIIYFVVAVLCISFVNSDDTLKFYQEKNVHEALELTDDDIKNIAKLSNKQDFREVLDKILIPRVVGTPNHKKVGDYIVDEMKNLGWDVTEDIFPDKTPVFGTLNFRNIIAKLNPNADRYLVLACHYDSKYTREHDFLGATDSAVPCAMMINLAKVLSRQLDPLKFGSPSLMFIFFDGEEAFRHWGPKDSIYGARHLAKSWHSTPYKDGANHLQRMDVLVLLDLLGTPDPVFYSYFKATERWYIRLASAEQRLSELGQMSAYSTGKAEQTYFRLVSSGAHIEDDHIPFMRRDVDVLHVIPNPFPKIWHTAGDNLSALDFNTIDNLNKIFRVFVCEYLHVAP; encoded by the exons ATGGCCAAGGCCATTATTTACTTTGTCGTGGCTGTTCTGTGTATCAGTTTTGTAAATTCCGATGATACTTTAAAGTTTTATCAAGAAAAG AATGTCCATGAAGCTCTAGAGCTAACAGATGATGACATCAAAAATATTGCCAAACTTTCTAATAAACAGGATTTTAGAGAGGTTCTTGATAAAATTCTTATACCAAGAGTGGTAGGAACCCCAAACCATAAAAAAGTTGGTGATTATATTGTAGATGAGATGAAAAACTTAGGCTGGGACGTGACTGAGGATATTTTCCCTGATAAAACGCCAGTTTTTGGCACCTTGAACTTTAGAAACATTATTGCCAAGTTGAATCCCAATGCTGATAGGTATTTGGTGCTTGCCTGTCATTACGACAGCAAGTATACAAGAGAGCATGATTTTCTAG GCGCAACAGACTCCGCAGTACCGTGTGCGATGATGATTAACCTCGCGAAAGTTTTGTCCAGACAACTTGACCCATTAAAATTCGGTTCACCAAGTTTGATGTTCATATTTTTCGACGGAGAAGAGGCCTTTCGACACTGGGGACCGAAAGATTCAATATACGGAGCTAGACATTTGGCTAAATCGTGGCATTCGACGCCATACAAGGACGGTGCAAATCATTTGCAGAGAatg GATGTTCTGGTGCTTTTGGACCTTCTGGGTACGCCAGACCCAGTATTCTACAGCTACTTCAAGGCTACAGAACGTTGGTACATTCGTCTTGCAAGCGCTGAACAGCGGCTCAGTGAACTCGGTCAGATGTCAGCATATTCCACGGGTAAAGCCGAGCAAACATACTTCAGGCTAGTGAGTTCTGGCGCTCATATTGAAGATGACCACATACCATTTATGAGGAGAG ATGTAGATGTACTTCACGTAATACCAAACCCATTCCCAAAGATTTGGCACACCGCAGGCGATAATCTATCCGCATTGGACTTCAATACCATAgacaatttgaataaaatcttcCGCGTATTTGTATGCGAGTATTTGCACGTCGCTCCTTAG
- the LOC125058019 gene encoding uncharacterized protein LOC125058019 isoform X1: MNKIILENLMLDKISDKDNICVKPMHQMYAHQIDGVRFLFKKWKNKLSDYCVLSFPPQQGKSVTVLLFLYAVRTHLSYPILILCKDDEEMLKWTLNLKKWTRYSGDDIAIDPKKALINKQIFIKKYSDVSKLGPFFRRTWSIVVIKTDDCVSLPLFHRVEFTIWLTSSDLTKNVSLLKSMHNWIMPKVEFEMHTEILPKWKNEILKHSMLESFVLIRTPTSLNCQENASLESSRERKRLKNKDATGLKSKRTKKSTHDNSRDVAHEEMDVEIFIRNEKPVRTLRQQFDEEYDFDIEDNANVTERVEVLKNNVIHAEVMESTLHESIKGTNNVIESGHPVEEINKNATDCDTNKIIDEEVQNSNSAVDIGYSCDILKENSEMSTESNISDIKNDDLTYDLEAATNHPIKESINHDTESDTIEKIQDVFKVPEEIEKSEVVTEHAHDILQENCEISECNTSDLKHEKSSELEANVASTKNKSFTYDSDLDTKLNEMQEKAMKKFKGSLLDSIF, encoded by the exons atgaataaaataattttggaaAACCTTATGTTGGATAAAATATCagataaagataatatttgtGTTAAACCTATGCATCAAATGTATGCTCATCAAATTGATGGTGTAAGAttcctatttaaaaaatgg aaaaacaaGTTGTCAGATTACTGTGTACTGAGTTTTCCTCCTCAACAGGGCAAATCTGTTACAGtcttattatttctttatgctGTAAGAACACATCTTTCTTATCCAATTCTGATTCTTTGCAAAGATGATGAAGAAATGCTGAAGTggactttaaatttaaaaaaatggactCGCTATAGTGGAG atgACATTGCTATAGACCCCAAGAAAGCActgataaataaacaaatatttataaaaaaatattcagatGTTTCAAAATTAGGGCCTTTCTTTAGGCGCACCTGGAGTATTGTTGTAATTAAAACTGATGATTGTGTATCTCTCCCCCTTTTTCATCGTGTAGAATTCACAATATGGTTAACATCTTCTGATCTTACT aaaaatgtaagtttattaaaaagtatgcACAACTGGATCATGCCAAAGGTTGAATTTGAAATGCACACAGAAATTCTTCCAAAGTGGAAAAACGAAATACTAAAGCATTCTATGCTGGAAAGCTTTGTATTAATAAGGACTCCTACCTCATTGAACTGTCAG gaaaatGCATCACTTGAATCATCTAGAGAACGTAAAAGACTCAAAAATAAAGACGCAACGGGTCTTAAGAGTAAACGCACAAAAAAATCTACTCACGATAATAGTCGAGATGTAGCACATGAAGAAATGgatgttgaaatatttatcaGAAATGAAAAACCAGTCCGAACACTACGTCAACAATTTGATgaagaatatgattttgataTTGAAGATAATGCCAATGTAACAGAAAGGGTGGaagtgttaaaaaataatgtaatacatGCAGAAGTTATGGAAAGTACCTTACATGAAAGCATCAAAGGCACTAATAACGTTATTGAAAGTGGTCATCCTGTCGaagagataaataaaaatgccacAGACTgtgatacaaataaaataattgatgaAGAAGTACAAAATAGCAACTCTGCAGTAGATATTGGATACAGTTGTGATATTCTGAAAGAAAACAGTGAAATGTCTACTGAAAGCAATATAAgtgatattaaaaatgatgATCTAACTTATGATTTAGAAGCAGCAACTAACCATCCAATCAAAGAGTCAATCAATCATGACACAGAAAGCGATACAATTGAAAAAATTCAAGATGTATTTAAAGTTCCAGAAGAAATAGAAAAGTCTGAAGTAGTTACTGAACATGCACATGATATTCTTCAAGAAAATTGTGAAATATCTGAATGTAATACAAGTGACTTAAAACATGAAAAATCCAGTGAATTAGAAGCAAATGTTGcttctacaaaaaataaatcttttactTATGATTCAGATCTAGATACTAAGCTTAATGAAATGCAGGAAAAGGCAATGAAAAAGTTCAAAGGATCGTTGCTAgatagtatattttaa
- the LOC125058020 gene encoding glutaminyl-peptide cyclotransferase-like isoform X3, with product MVKSSIYFVVAVLCISFVNSDATLKFYEEKNVHEALELTDDVINNIAKLSNKQDFREVLDKILIPRVVGTPNHEKVGDYIVDEMKNLGWDVTEDIFPDKTPVFGTLNFRNIIAKLNPNADRYLVLACHYDSKYIREHVFLGATDSAVPCAMMINLAKVLSRQLDPLKFGSPSLMFIFFDGEEAFRHWGPKDSIYGARHLAKSWHSTPYKDGANHLQRIDVLVLLDLLGTSEPAFYSYFKSTERWHNRLASAEQRLSELGQMSAYSTGEAEQTYFRLVSSGSGIEDDHIPFMRRDVDVLHVIPNPYPKVWHTSGDNLSALDFNTIDNLNKIFRVFVCEYLHVAL from the exons ATGGTCAAGTCCAGTATTTACTTTGTCGTGGCTGTTCTGTGTATCAGTTTTGTAAATTCCGATGCtactttaaagttttatgAAGAAAAG AATGTCCATGAAGCTCTAGAGCTAACAGATGATGTCATCAACAATATTGCCAAACTTTCTAATAAACAGGATTTTAGAGAGGTTCTTGATAAAATTCTTATACCAAGAGTCGTAGGAACCCCAAACCATGAAAAAGTTGGTGACTATATTGTAGATGAGATGAAAAACTTAGGCTGGGACGTGACTGAGGATATTTTCCCTGATAAAACTCCAGTTTTTGGCACCTTGAACTTTAGAAACATTATTGCCAAGTTGAATCCCAATGCTGATAGGTATTTGGTGCTTGCCTGTCATTACGACAGCAAGTACATAAGAGAGCATGTTTTTCTAG GCGCAACAGACTCCGCAGTACCGTGTGCGATGATGATTAACCTCGCGAAAGTTTTGTCCAGACAACTTGACCCATTAAAATTCGGTTCACCAAGTTTGATGTTCATATTTTTCGACGGAGAAGAGGCCTTCCGACACTGGGGACCGAAAGATTCCATATACGGAGCTAGACATTTGGCTAAATCGTGGCATTCGACGCCATACAAGGACGGTGCAAATCATTTGCAAAGAata GATGTTTTGGTGCTTTTGGACCTTCTAGGTACATCAGAACCCGCGTTCTACAGCTACTTCAAGTCTACAGAACGTTGGCACAATCGTCTTGCAAGCGCTGAACAGCGGCTCAGTGAACTGGGTCAGATGTCAGCGTATTCCACGGGTGAAGCCGAGCAAACATACTTCAGGCTAGTAAGTTCTGGCTCTGGTATTGAAGATGATCACATACCATTTATGAGGAGAG ATGTAGATGTACTCCACGTAATACCGAACCCATACCCAAAGGTTTGGCACACCTCAGGCGATAATCTATCCGCATTGGACTTCAATACCATAgacaatttgaataaaatcttcCGCGTGTTTGTATGCGAGTATTTGCACGTCGCTCTTTAG
- the LOC125058019 gene encoding uncharacterized protein LOC125058019 isoform X2 has protein sequence MLKWTLNLKKWTRYSGDDIAIDPKKALINKQIFIKKYSDVSKLGPFFRRTWSIVVIKTDDCVSLPLFHRVEFTIWLTSSDLTKNVSLLKSMHNWIMPKVEFEMHTEILPKWKNEILKHSMLESFVLIRTPTSLNCQENASLESSRERKRLKNKDATGLKSKRTKKSTHDNSRDVAHEEMDVEIFIRNEKPVRTLRQQFDEEYDFDIEDNANVTERVEVLKNNVIHAEVMESTLHESIKGTNNVIESGHPVEEINKNATDCDTNKIIDEEVQNSNSAVDIGYSCDILKENSEMSTESNISDIKNDDLTYDLEAATNHPIKESINHDTESDTIEKIQDVFKVPEEIEKSEVVTEHAHDILQENCEISECNTSDLKHEKSSELEANVASTKNKSFTYDSDLDTKLNEMQEKAMKKFKGSLLDSIF, from the exons ATGCTGAAGTggactttaaatttaaaaaaatggactCGCTATAGTGGAG atgACATTGCTATAGACCCCAAGAAAGCActgataaataaacaaatatttataaaaaaatattcagatGTTTCAAAATTAGGGCCTTTCTTTAGGCGCACCTGGAGTATTGTTGTAATTAAAACTGATGATTGTGTATCTCTCCCCCTTTTTCATCGTGTAGAATTCACAATATGGTTAACATCTTCTGATCTTACT aaaaatgtaagtttattaaaaagtatgcACAACTGGATCATGCCAAAGGTTGAATTTGAAATGCACACAGAAATTCTTCCAAAGTGGAAAAACGAAATACTAAAGCATTCTATGCTGGAAAGCTTTGTATTAATAAGGACTCCTACCTCATTGAACTGTCAG gaaaatGCATCACTTGAATCATCTAGAGAACGTAAAAGACTCAAAAATAAAGACGCAACGGGTCTTAAGAGTAAACGCACAAAAAAATCTACTCACGATAATAGTCGAGATGTAGCACATGAAGAAATGgatgttgaaatatttatcaGAAATGAAAAACCAGTCCGAACACTACGTCAACAATTTGATgaagaatatgattttgataTTGAAGATAATGCCAATGTAACAGAAAGGGTGGaagtgttaaaaaataatgtaatacatGCAGAAGTTATGGAAAGTACCTTACATGAAAGCATCAAAGGCACTAATAACGTTATTGAAAGTGGTCATCCTGTCGaagagataaataaaaatgccacAGACTgtgatacaaataaaataattgatgaAGAAGTACAAAATAGCAACTCTGCAGTAGATATTGGATACAGTTGTGATATTCTGAAAGAAAACAGTGAAATGTCTACTGAAAGCAATATAAgtgatattaaaaatgatgATCTAACTTATGATTTAGAAGCAGCAACTAACCATCCAATCAAAGAGTCAATCAATCATGACACAGAAAGCGATACAATTGAAAAAATTCAAGATGTATTTAAAGTTCCAGAAGAAATAGAAAAGTCTGAAGTAGTTACTGAACATGCACATGATATTCTTCAAGAAAATTGTGAAATATCTGAATGTAATACAAGTGACTTAAAACATGAAAAATCCAGTGAATTAGAAGCAAATGTTGcttctacaaaaaataaatcttttactTATGATTCAGATCTAGATACTAAGCTTAATGAAATGCAGGAAAAGGCAATGAAAAAGTTCAAAGGATCGTTGCTAgatagtatattttaa
- the LOC125057947 gene encoding N-acylneuraminate cytidylyltransferase A produces the protein MKVVLFKFLNMRVVFLLCFLSLFISAFASTAVLILARGGSKGVHLKNLRDVGGKTLLSRAIFAAKHAHLKDITISTDNPLIALEALKNGVSVFKRSYVTATDWAPSIWGVQEFLSQRPDIDVLVLLQATSPFTSPEHLKLSLTKLDQPKPYDCIFSVTRSFKLRWNSSGSIVYPINFNYKLRPRRQDWSGEYIETGGFYIIRSHIIQQGFLQNDNCTLWEVSQLESIEIDSELDIYIANILSLVL, from the exons ATGAAAGTAgtcttatttaaattcttaaacATGCGggttgtatttttgttatgttttttatc GCTCTTTATTTCAGCTTTTGCTAGCACTGCAGTTCTTATCCTTGCTCGTGGGGGCTCAAAAGGAGTTCACTTAAAGAATCTACGTGATGTTGGCGGGAAAACATTACTATCAAGAGCCATATTTGCTGCAAAACATGCACATCTCAAAGATATAACTATATCTACCGATAATCCTTTGATTGCATTAGAGGCATTGAAGA ACGGTGTCAGTGTTTTTAAAAGAAGTTACGTAACGGCGACTGATTGGGCACCGTCTATTTGGGGTGTTCAAGAGTTTTTGTCTCAAAGGCCTGATATAGatgttttagttttacttCAAGCTACATCCCCCTTTACGTCGCCGGAACATTTAAAGCTTTCACTAACAAAACTTGATCAACCGAAGCCATATGACTGCATTTTCAGTGTAACAAG AAGCTTCAAGCTTCGTTGGAATTCGAGTGGTTCAATTGTTTATCCAATAAACTTTAACTATAAACTACGACCTAGGAGACAGGATTGGAGTGGGGAATATATAGAAACTGGCGGGTTTTACATAATTCGATCACATATTATCCAGCAGGGATTTTTACAAAACGACAA TTGCACGTTATGGGAAGTTTCGCAATTAGAAAGCATAGAAATTGACTCAGaattagatatttatatagcaaatatattatcattagttCTTTAG
- the LOC125057946 gene encoding sorting nexin-8-like → MSRSSEEVTYEDLEETDVISVELVPERKGLILKHCEYYVSSRRHGTTVTRRYNEFVQLYDVLAIKYPYRAICGLPPKRVVVGGGSPLFLQRRRAALQRWLTLVARHPVLAHDADLRMFLCETNLKLDKPKHDEFILAGTQEDNRHEMTTDEMQEEFACGQEQLRLVQLGLKRLCKIFEKAESRCEAEQVDIRELGAGLSALSVTSKADTQRWTRVRESMKAAAQLVSDMDETSISDEEAQQRLLVALDALTAYKELCSRLTRGLHGERAAAAASAPHSAASHTLRERHRYAMRCAVEEARLSRVYALSALEALPALLHTLGTAHARIAAYWADLHTALRHANIKSNHR, encoded by the exons ATGTCAAGAAGTTCTGAAGAGGTTACATATGAAGACTTAGAAGAGACAGATGTAATAAGTGTCGAACTTGTACCAGAGAGGAAAGGTTTAATATTGAAACACTGTGAATATTATGTGAGTTCTCGAAGGCATGGTACAACTGTTACAAGGCGCTATAATGAATTTGTTCAGCTGTATGATGTGTTAGCAATTAAATATCCTTATAG AGCAATTTGTGGCCTACCCCCTAAAAGGGTTGTAGTGGGAGGTGGCAGTCCATTGTTTCTGCAAAGGCGTCGAGCTGCTTTGCAAAGGTGGTTGACCTTAGTTGCCCGACATCCTGTGTTGGCCCATGATGCAGATTTACGAATGTTTTTATGTGAAACCAATCTTAAACTTGATAAGCCAAAACACGATGAATTTATATTGGCGGGAACGCAAGAAGATAATCgg CACGAAATGACGACAGATGAAATGCAAGAGGAATTCGCGTGTGGTCAGGAACAGTTACGATTGGTGCAGCTGGGTTTGAAGAGGCTTTGCAAGATCTTTGAGAAAG CTGAAAGCCGTTGTGAAGCTGAACAAGTGGATATTCGTGAATTGGGCGCTGGTTTGAGCGCATTGTCTGTTACCTCTAAGGCCGATACGCAGCGATGGACCAGGGTCAGGGAATCTATGAAAGCGGCTGCTCA GCTGGTGTCAGACATGGATGAGACTTCCATATCCGACGAGGAAGCACAACAGCGTCTCCTAGTAGCTCTAGACGCGTTAACCGCATACAAGGAGCTCTGTTCGCGGTTAACGCGAGGATTGCACGGCGAGCGAGCAGCGGCCGCAGCCAGTGCGCCGCATAGTGCCGCGTCGCATACACTGCGGGAGCGGCATAGATACGCTATGCGCTGTGCTGTGGAG gagGCTCGTCTTTCCCGCGTATACGCACTATCCGCTCTCGAGGCTCTGCCCGCATTGCTGCACACACTGGGCACTGCTCACGCACGCATCGCCGCCTATTGGGCTGACCTGCATACCGCACTCAGGCATGCCAATATTAAATCTAACCACAGATAA
- the LOC125058020 gene encoding glutaminyl-peptide cyclotransferase-like isoform X2 produces the protein MAKAIIYFVVAVLCISFVNSDDTLKFYQEKNVHEALELTDDDIKNIAKLSNKQDFREVLDKILIPRVVGTPNHKKVGDYIVDEMKNLGWDVTEDIFPDKTPVFGTLNFRNIIAKLNPNADRYLVLACHYDSKYTREHDFLGATDSAVPCAMMINLAKVLSRQLDPLKFGSPSLMFIFFDGEEAFRHWGPKDSIYGARHLAKSWHSTPYKDGANHLQRMDVLVLLDLLGTPDPVFYSYFKATERWYIRLASAEQRLSELGQMSAYSTGKAEQTYFRLVSSGAHIEDDHIPFMRRDVDVLHVIPNPYPKVWHTSGDNLSALDFNTIDNLNKIFRVFVCEYLHVAL, from the exons ATGGCCAAGGCCATTATTTACTTTGTCGTGGCTGTTCTGTGTATCAGTTTTGTAAATTCCGATGATACTTTAAAGTTTTATCAAGAAAAG AATGTCCATGAAGCTCTAGAGCTAACAGATGATGACATCAAAAATATTGCCAAACTTTCTAATAAACAGGATTTTAGAGAGGTTCTTGATAAAATTCTTATACCAAGAGTGGTAGGAACCCCAAACCATAAAAAAGTTGGTGATTATATTGTAGATGAGATGAAAAACTTAGGCTGGGACGTGACTGAGGATATTTTCCCTGATAAAACGCCAGTTTTTGGCACCTTGAACTTTAGAAACATTATTGCCAAGTTGAATCCCAATGCTGATAGGTATTTGGTGCTTGCCTGTCATTACGACAGCAAGTATACAAGAGAGCATGATTTTCTAG GCGCAACAGACTCCGCAGTACCGTGTGCGATGATGATTAACCTCGCGAAAGTTTTGTCCAGACAACTTGACCCATTAAAATTCGGTTCACCAAGTTTGATGTTCATATTTTTCGACGGAGAAGAGGCCTTTCGACACTGGGGACCGAAAGATTCAATATACGGAGCTAGACATTTGGCTAAATCGTGGCATTCGACGCCATACAAGGACGGTGCAAATCATTTGCAGAGAatg GATGTTCTGGTGCTTTTGGACCTTCTGGGTACGCCAGACCCAGTATTCTACAGCTACTTCAAGGCTACAGAACGTTGGTACATTCGTCTTGCAAGCGCTGAACAGCGGCTCAGTGAACTCGGTCAGATGTCAGCATATTCCACGGGTAAAGCCGAGCAAACATACTTCAGGCTAGTGAGTTCTGGCGCTCATATTGAAGATGACCACATACCATTTATGAGGAGAG ATGTAGATGTACTCCACGTAATACCGAACCCATACCCAAAGGTTTGGCACACCTCAGGCGATAATCTATCCGCATTGGACTTCAATACCATAgacaatttgaataaaatcttcCGCGTGTTTGTATGCGAGTATTTGCACGTCGCTCTTTAG
- the LOC125057992 gene encoding raffinose invertase-like, producing MDVFIFLIGLTAVTSEYINDLSHVESFLRNKESSLRKKYRPFYHLTAPDGWISSPTGLTVFRRKYHLFYQYYPYNGAWGHMSWGHAVSSDLIDWVHYPTAILPKDYYDKHGCLAGTALVRNNFLTLFYTGNVLSENESIQTQNIALSGDGTIFQKYLYNPIIRDSPTGIGEIRNPKVWRFRNIWYMVLGTSSRQRHGQLILYTSNDMFNWKMNGTLVESYGDMGHIWESPDIFELEGHHVLILSVQGIEADGFRFRNLYQNGYVTGFFNYRRARFEDLEVSTATFHELDFGHDFYGAKTMRALDGRRLLVAWLGMWESNFIESTAGWASMLTLFREVRINKYGRLLLMPIREMIELRTEMLENAWYSPGESFDAEGRSFELIANSTSVDSDVGLIFEWKDGRYVIGYSADHEYIMIDRGGIDGVRRAFWSPKSSVNLRIFVDASSIEVFCGEGEVVFSSRVYPRAMSIRISGEAQLHLVQYKLRRSAGYDYKLAKGLKENFLHKYNLYNNVSF from the coding sequence ATGGacgtctttatttttttaattggattAACTGCTGTAACATCGGAGTACATTAATGACCTAAGCCATGTGGAAAGCTTCCTACGCAATAAGGAGTCATCATTGCGAAAGAAGTACAGACCGTTTTATCATCTCACCGCTCCCGATGGATGGATCAGCAGCCCCACGGGACTTACAGTTTTCAGACGAAAATACCATTTGTTCTATCAATACTACCCTTATAATGGAGCTTGGGGACATATGAGTTGGGGTCACGCAGTTAGCAGTGATCTCATAGATTGGGTTCACTACCCAACTGCAATTTTACCTAAGGATTACTACGACAAACATGGCTGCCTTGCAGGAACAGCTCTTGTAAGAAATAACTTCTTGACTCTCTTCTACACAGGCAATGTTCTATCTGAGAACGAGAGCATTCAAACACAAAACATCGCGCTGAGCGGAGATGGTACCATCTTCCagaaatatctatataatccCATAATTCGCGATTCACCTACTGGAATTGGTGAAATAAGGAACCCTAAAGTGTGGCGGTTCCGTAACATTTGGTACATGGTACTTGGAACATCCTCGAGACAACGACATGGCCAACTGATTTTGTATACATCCAATGATATGTTTAATTGGAAAATGAACGGAACACTAGTAGAATCTTACGGAGATATGGGACATATATGGGAGAGTccagatattttcgaattagAAGGTCACCACGTGTTAATTCTCTCGGTGCAAGGAATCGAAGCTGATGGCTTCAGATTTAGGAATCTCTACCAAAATGGATACGTTACTGGGTTTTTCAATTACCGACGAGCAAGGTTTGAGGATCTTGAAGTCTCCACGGCCACGTTTCATGAATTAGATTTTGGACATGACTTTTACGGTGCTAAGACGATGCGAGCCCTGGATGGGCGCAGATTGTTGGTTGCTTGGTTGGGAATGTGGGAGAGTAATTTTATAGAGTCGACGGCTGGTTGGGCGAGCATGTTGACGCTATTCCGAGAAGTGCGTATCAATAAATACGGAAGACTTCTTCTAATGCCTATACGAGAAATGATTGAGCTAAGGACGGAAATGTTGGAAAATGCTTGGTACAGTCCTGGAGAGTCCTTCGATGCTGAAGGTAGGTCGTTTGAACTGATCGCAAATTCGACTTCGGTGGATTCTGATGTTGGACTTATATTTGAATGGAAGGATGGCCGCTACGTAATTGGGTATTCGGCTGATCACGAATATATTATGATTGATAGAGGTGGCATAGATGGTGTGAGGCGCGCGTTTTGGTCACCAAAGAGTTCCGTTAATTTAAGGATTTTTGTCGACGCAAGTTCTATAGAAGTATTTTGTGGGGAAGGAGAAGTGGTGTTTTCGAGTCGTGTGTATCCACGAGCCATGAGCATTAGGATTTCTGGAGAAGCCCAACTTCACCTGGTGCAATATAAACTACGACGTAGCGCTGGCTATGACTATAAATTGGCTAAGGGTTTGAAAGAAAACTTTCTGCATaagtataatttgtataataatgtgTCGTTTTAA